A section of the Neisseria dumasiana genome encodes:
- the nadD gene encoding nicotinate-nucleotide adenylyltransferase, whose amino-acid sequence MKKIGLFGGTFDPIHNGHLHIARAFADELALDMVVFLPAGNPYHKTEHTRTDAQHRLAMTELAIGHDPRFAVSDCDIIRKGATYTFDTVQIFRQQFPSAQLWWLLGSDSLLKLHTWKKWQTLVSHTHIAVAAREGDNIAQAPRELHGWIGSALQNGSLHLLQTPMYNLSSTEIRHKIRAGQSVTGLIDPQVENYIARNHLYR is encoded by the coding sequence ATGAAAAAAATAGGACTTTTCGGCGGCACCTTCGACCCCATCCACAACGGCCACCTGCATATCGCCCGCGCCTTTGCCGACGAACTCGCATTGGATATGGTCGTATTCCTTCCCGCAGGCAACCCCTACCACAAAACAGAACACACCCGCACCGACGCCCAACACCGCCTCGCCATGACCGAGCTGGCCATAGGCCACGACCCGCGCTTTGCCGTCAGCGACTGCGACATCATCCGCAAAGGCGCCACCTACACCTTCGACACCGTACAGATTTTCCGCCAACAATTCCCCTCCGCACAATTATGGTGGCTGCTCGGCAGCGACAGCCTGCTCAAACTCCATACTTGGAAAAAATGGCAAACCCTCGTCAGCCACACCCACATCGCCGTTGCCGCCCGCGAAGGCGACAACATCGCCCAAGCCCCGCGCGAACTGCACGGCTGGATAGGCAGCGCCCTGCAAAACGGCAGCCTCCATCTGCTGCAAACCCCCATGTACAACCTCAGCTCCACCGAAATCCGGCACAAAATCCGCGCAGGCCAATCCGTAACCGGGCTAATCGACCCCCAAGTCGAAAATTACATTGCCCGAAACCACCTTTACCGTTAA